The DNA sequence AGTGAGATGAGCTCTTATAAATGTGTGTTGCAGGGTAGCTGCTACGGCAAGCGCTGGTATGGCTTTACCGACGATGGCACCAATGTGGCGCTAGAGCAAGTGGCCAAGACCCGCCAAGATGCTTATCTCAAGCTGACTTTCAAGGCGCCCAAATTACTGCAGATCGAAGCGGAGCGCGAGGATCTCAAGCAGCTCAAGCAGCAAGATCAATTGAACAGCGATAGATTAGCATTCGATTAAATAGTCGCTAACATCGATGGGGTGACCGGCCGTGTTTAGCGCCGTGCTGCTAATTACGCTGCCGCCTAATTTCACAGCCCCCACTTTTCATAGCCCCCGCTTTTCATAGGGTCCACTTGGTTATCCAGGTGGGCTCTTTCATTCTCCGAGCTAAAAAATCATCACTCGTTGATTGAGTTAACTCCTTTATTTATATGATGGATCACAAACAGCTTATTTGTGAGTATACTGACAGGATTAACGTCATATCGAGGATAGTGCAATGGCCGAAGAGACCATTTTCAGTAAAATTATTAGACGCGAAATTCCCGCCGACATCCTGTATCAAGATGAACTGGTCACCGCCTTTCGTGACATTCAACCCAAGGCGCCAACCCATATTCTGATCATCCCAAACCATCTGATCCCGACTGTTAATGATGTCAAGGCATCGGACGAGAAGGCCCTGGGGCGCATGATGACGGTAGCGGCTAAGTTGGCTGATGAAGCCGGCATCGCAGAGGATGGGTATCGTCTCATCATGAACTGCAACAAGCATGGCGGTCAGGAAGTCTTCCATATCCATATGCACCTGTTAGGCGGCGATTTCCTGGGGCCGCTAGTGTCGCGTTAATCCCAGACGATTCTTGGACTGTGTAGAGTAATGAAGACAAACCCTGATTTTTTCCCGCTGACAGACTTGGCGACCCGCTTCGTCGGTCAGCTAGTGCAGTGTCGCCGTCTTGGGCTCAGTGTACTGGAAGCCAGCGAGCAGCATGTGCTGATCGAGCTGCCCTACAGCAGTGAGCTTATCGGTTACCCAGACACAGGCGTGATACATGGCGGGGTGATCACCACCCTGATGGATACCGCCTGCGGCACAGCCGTGGTCTGCAACATCTTCGATAAGTACAAGTCGCTGGAGTTGTCGCCGACTTTGGATCTGCGGGTCGACTACATGAAACCCGCCGAACCTAACAAGAGCGTCTATGGCTTTGCCGAGTGTTACAAGCTCTCTTCGAGCGTGGCCTTTACCCGCGCCATCGCCTATCAGGACTCTATCGACGATCCTATCGCCCATGCGGTGGGCTCTTTCATGCGTATCAGCCCTGAGATGGTGGGGGACGCCTTCAGACAGGCTCTGATGGGAGAGGGAAAATGACCATGGTCACGCCAGAAGCCAATCAGGCATTAAACGTTAAAGATATCGTTAAGAAGGCCACGGAGCTGAACGATTTTGGTCACCTGCTGGCGCATGTTCCTTATGCTAAGTTTATCGGCATGCAGGTGGCGCGCTTCGGCGACGAGCTGGTGTTTCAGCTACCGAAGAAAGATGAAAATATCGGTAACCCAACCCTGCCGGCCATTCATGGCGGTGTGATCGCGGGATTTATGGAGATGTCGGCGATCGTTCAGCTGATGGTGTTCATGCAGACCACTAAGGTGCCCAAAATCGTCGATTTCTCAATCGATTACCTGAGGGCTGGCCACCACAGAGATAGCTTCGCCGAGTGTAAGATCACCCGTCAGGGACGCCGCGTGGCGAACGTAAACATCAACTGCTGGCAAACCAACCGTAAGGCCTTGATTGCCACCGCCCGTGCCCATTTTCTGATCGAATAGATATTAAGGTGTAGCGTAAGGAGAATAGTGATGAACAAAGGATTAGTGTTAGCTTGTTTGTTGCTGGGACTGAGCGCCTGTGCGCCCCATACCGGCGGCATCATGATCAGCTCCACCGGTGAGGTGCGGGTCGATAACGGCTCCTTCCACTCAGACGTGGATGTCAGCGCGGTGACCACCCAAGCCGAGGCGGGTTTCCTGCGGGCGCGCGGCACCATCATCAGCAAGTCACCAAAGGATCAGCGCCTGCAATATAAGTTCACCTGGTACGATATCAATGGCGCGACGGTAGAGGATGAGGGGGTGAGTTGGAAGTCCCTTAAGCTTCACGGCAAACAGCAGATGCAGGTGACTGCGCTGTCCCCTAATGCCACAGCGGTACGTTGTGAACTCTATGTGCGAGAGGCCATTTCCAATTAAAAATCGCTTTCAGGAATGAGTCGGGCGAATGATTTGATGAAAACGTCAGCAATGCTGGCGTTTTTTTATGGATCACGCGCAAATATTGCGTTAAATATGTCAACTCTTTGTATGAGTCATGTATAATCGGCCTCGCCAAGGGGTGTTAACGCCAAGCCATAGCTTAGCGATTGACTGAGATGTCCGCGGGACGAACCCTTAGAACCTGATCCGGCTAATACCGGCGTAGGAATGGGCCACATCACTAGATTTAACACAATCTGTCTGTGCATTCTTTCTCGCTTTCTTAAGTGCCGGATCTCAATATTGATTTGAGGTCCTATGTTTACATTAAAATCTTATTCACCCATCGCCCTTGCCGTCGCGGCGGCGTTAACTCATACCAGCCTGATGGCGAGCGATACGCCGCCAGCCAACGACGAGATGGAAGTGATAGTCGTCACCTCCGATTTTCGCCAGTCTAGCCTGGACAAGATGCCCTCTAGCATCAGCGTAATAGATCAACAGCAAATTGAGGACGAGGGCGCCCAGCACTTTGAAGACGTACTCAACGGCATTGCCAATTTTAACTGGTCTGGGGGTAGCTCACGGGCGAAATATTTCCAGATCCGCGGTGTGGGCGAGCAGGAGGAGTATCAGGGTGCACCTAACTCTTCGGTTGGCTACATCATAGACGACATCGACATGTCGGGCCTTGGGATGATCTCCAGCATGTATGATCTGCAGCAGGTCGAGGTGCTTCGCGGGCCACAGGGTACACGCTATGGCGCCAACGCCTTAGCCGGTCTCATCTATCTTAAGAGTAACGATCCTACCTCG is a window from the Shewanella loihica PV-4 genome containing:
- a CDS encoding PaaI family thioesterase, which produces MKTNPDFFPLTDLATRFVGQLVQCRRLGLSVLEASEQHVLIELPYSSELIGYPDTGVIHGGVITTLMDTACGTAVVCNIFDKYKSLELSPTLDLRVDYMKPAEPNKSVYGFAECYKLSSSVAFTRAIAYQDSIDDPIAHAVGSFMRISPEMVGDAFRQALMGEGK
- a CDS encoding YcfL family protein, producing MNKGLVLACLLLGLSACAPHTGGIMISSTGEVRVDNGSFHSDVDVSAVTTQAEAGFLRARGTIISKSPKDQRLQYKFTWYDINGATVEDEGVSWKSLKLHGKQQMQVTALSPNATAVRCELYVREAISN
- the hinT gene encoding purine nucleoside phosphoramidase; this translates as MAEETIFSKIIRREIPADILYQDELVTAFRDIQPKAPTHILIIPNHLIPTVNDVKASDEKALGRMMTVAAKLADEAGIAEDGYRLIMNCNKHGGQEVFHIHMHLLGGDFLGPLVSR
- a CDS encoding PaaI family thioesterase, which encodes MTMVTPEANQALNVKDIVKKATELNDFGHLLAHVPYAKFIGMQVARFGDELVFQLPKKDENIGNPTLPAIHGGVIAGFMEMSAIVQLMVFMQTTKVPKIVDFSIDYLRAGHHRDSFAECKITRQGRRVANVNINCWQTNRKALIATARAHFLIE